In the genome of bacterium, one region contains:
- a CDS encoding sugar-binding transcriptional regulator: MPYVTKEDEELIEISRLYYDHNFSQLEIAKKLGISRPAVSRLLQKARDKGIVKIKICDPSDHGTKLENRIKDKFKLRKVIIVPNEGVDTKVIKRRLGEAAAKYLDSLLTENIILGVSWGTTMREVIKYLKPRPIKGMIVVQLNGGVAKAVYDTHSSEIAMKIGENYHAIPFLMTLPAIFDDSSLKKAIMNDKNISHQLKLASQVSVAMFTVGAFNRESVLVLADYFEPNEVNYLLKKRAVGDICSRIIDENGKICWKELNDRTIGIEIEELRKKEFSIAVAGGKEKLKAIYAALLGKYFNVLITDEWVATEILKLSSN, from the coding sequence ATGCCATACGTAACAAAAGAAGATGAAGAACTAATAGAAATCTCCCGACTTTATTATGATCACAATTTTAGTCAGTTAGAGATTGCAAAAAAGTTGGGTATTTCACGGCCAGCTGTTTCTCGTTTGTTGCAAAAAGCCCGAGACAAAGGAATAGTTAAAATAAAAATATGCGATCCATCTGATCATGGGACAAAACTTGAAAATAGAATTAAGGATAAATTCAAATTAAGAAAAGTAATTATAGTGCCTAATGAAGGTGTGGACACAAAAGTGATTAAGCGGCGTTTAGGTGAAGCAGCAGCAAAATATTTGGATTCTTTATTAACTGAAAATATTATTCTTGGAGTGTCATGGGGTACAACCATGAGAGAAGTTATTAAGTATTTGAAACCGCGGCCAATAAAAGGAATGATTGTTGTCCAATTGAACGGAGGTGTTGCAAAAGCAGTATATGATACTCATTCCAGTGAGATTGCAATGAAGATTGGGGAGAACTACCATGCAATACCTTTTCTGATGACATTGCCTGCAATATTTGATGATAGTTCTCTAAAAAAGGCTATTATGAATGATAAAAATATTTCTCACCAATTGAAGTTGGCTAGTCAAGTTTCGGTAGCGATGTTTACAGTGGGTGCTTTTAATCGTGAATCCGTTTTAGTGTTGGCAGATTATTTTGAACCTAATGAAGTTAATTATTTGCTAAAAAAAAGAGCAGTTGGTGATATCTGTTCTAGGATTATTGATGAAAATGGAAAAATTTGTTGGAAAGAGTTAAATGACAGAACCATTGGAATTGAAATCGAAGAGTTACGAAAAAAAGAATTTTCTATTGCAGTTGCTGGAGGTAAGGAAAAATTAAAGGCCATTTATGCAGCGTTACTTGGAAAATATTTTAATGTGCTAATCACAGATGAATGGGTTGCTACTGAAATATTAAAATTATCGAGCAATTAA
- a CDS encoding SUMF1/EgtB/PvdO family nonheme iron enzyme — MLRWSKLVINSNLLIALLFFYTLPLKSQNAPKEMVLVPRTKFHFIQVNRWREGLQLLPYKEGPIGDAYVDEYEIQIDSFYIDKYEVTNKEYKEFLDKSGYKPKWPMNFLKHWKNGKIPKGKENYPVVYVDYWDAEAYAKWAGKDLPTEAQWQYAAQGTDGRIFPWGDKWNPKKANVNSNGTKPVGSYPKGASPFGVLDMAGNVAEMTDSFQDDGWHWFSYIRGGSWFQSFGSLWYMENGVVTNRQRLKFWWLNPGFNRSSAIGFRCVKKMR; from the coding sequence ATGTTGCGCTGGTCAAAGTTGGTTATTAATAGCAATCTTTTGATTGCCCTTTTGTTTTTCTACACTCTCCCGTTAAAGAGCCAGAATGCACCAAAAGAGATGGTGCTTGTACCAAGAACAAAATTTCATTTTATTCAGGTCAATCGATGGCGTGAGGGGCTGCAATTATTACCTTATAAAGAAGGCCCTATTGGTGATGCCTATGTTGACGAATATGAAATTCAAATTGATTCATTTTATATTGATAAATATGAAGTGACAAATAAAGAATACAAAGAATTTCTTGATAAGTCAGGTTACAAACCAAAATGGCCGATGAATTTTCTTAAACATTGGAAAAATGGTAAAATTCCGAAAGGAAAAGAAAATTATCCAGTTGTTTATGTTGACTATTGGGATGCAGAGGCTTACGCAAAATGGGCGGGCAAAGACCTTCCCACTGAAGCACAATGGCAATATGCTGCTCAGGGTACAGATGGGCGCATTTTCCCATGGGGGGATAAATGGAATCCGAAAAAGGCCAACGTGAATTCGAATGGTACGAAACCCGTTGGTTCCTATCCAAAAGGAGCAAGTCCGTTTGGTGTGTTGGATATGGCAGGTAATGTGGCGGAGATGACTGATAGTTTCCAAGATGATGGCTGGCACTGGTTTTCTTATATTCGGGGAGGCAGTTGGTTTCAATCATTCGGAAGCTTATGGTACATGGAAAATGGCGTTGTGACCAACCGGCAGCGATTAAAATTTTGGTGGTTAAATCCTGGATTTAACCGTTCATCAGCTATTGGATTTCGTTGTGTTAAAAAAATGAGATAA